In Nitrospinota bacterium, the genomic window AACTTGCCTAGTCGTGTTTTTATAATAGTTATTTCAAGTAAAGTCAAGCCTTTTTTTGTTGGGCGGGGGGCCAGTTAACACCGTAATCCATCAAGCTGTTATGAAGGTATGTACCGCAGTATGAAATACCCGGCAGTCATGTTAAATACTTTTGCCCGGGTGGTGAGGCTCCCAAGTCCGGTGGTTGTCCGCAAATGAATCAAAATTTCCGCAGCAATCCGATGACCACCCCCTGGATTTTCACCGAATCCGCCGGAAGGATTATCGGCTCCATGGCCGAATTTGCCGGCTGAAGGCGCACCGAGCCTCCTTCACGGAAAAACCTTTTCAGCGTCACCGCCTCTCCGTCCACCAGGGCCACCACCGTGTCCCCGTTGTCGGCGTACTGGCGCTCGTCCACGATCACAAAATCCCCGTCCCGTATCTGGTCCTCGATCATTGACTCCCCGCGAACCTTGAGAACATATGTCCTGTTCCGCCCAAGCATGTCCTCCGGGATGGCCACAGTGTCCTCCCCCGGATAGGCCTCGATGGGCGATCCGGCGGCGATAAGCCCCAGCAGCGGCACCTCCGCCGACCCGGCCCGGATTTGGTCCTCCTTGCGCACAGGCTCGATGGCCCGGCTCATGTTCTTCTGGCGGCGGATAAGCCCTTTGCCCTCCAGGTTGGTCAAATGCTTGTGGATTGTGGCTGGGGATGAAAGCCCGAAATATTCGCAAATTTCCACAATGCTGGGTGCGTACCCGTTTTTCTCCAGGAATGAAACGATAAAATCGAAAATAAGCTTCTGCTTTTTCGTCAGGTGCATATGTGCGCCTCCTTACCTGTGGTCAATCTAAGCGAACGCAAAGCGAAAGTCAATAAATATTTCGCAAAAAGTTCGCTTTTGTTTTCTTGCAGGCGCATCAGTGCATTGATAAATCCTAAACCGCCTGAGGGGCATCTATATTCATGTGTCAGGATTTTGTTCCGGGAATGTCACCTAGGCGACTGGCATAGGTTTAATCGTTAAAACTGGAGATCGCGCATGAAACTGGGCATAGATAAAACCGTGGCGGGCGAATTTGACACGGTGCTGGAAAAAACGAAAGAAGCGCTCAAGAGCGAAGGATTCGGCATACTCACGACCATAGACGTGAAGGCCACAATGAAGGAAAAGCTGGGCGCCGATTTTGAAAATTACGTGATTCTCGGCGCGTGCAATCCCCCCTTGGCCCACAAGGCCCTCACCGCCACCCGCGAGGTGGGGCTGCTCATGCCGTGCAACGTGGTCGTGCGCGAGGTTGGCCCGGGGCGTATATCGGTGAGCGCCGTCAATCCCGCCATGTTCGCCCAGGTGATGCCGGAGGTGGACCTTTCGGAGATGGCCACACAGGCTTCGGCCAAGCTGACCACCGCCATCGGCAAGGTGTGATCTTTTCGCTCGGCGGGGTGTTTGAGCGCGAAGCGCGTCACCCCGCCGTCGTTATGGCGGCATGATGAGTCCGGGGTGACCGACCTTGCGGGCCACAACAACCCGGACAGCGTTTTGAACCGGCCGGTAATCCCGTTATTGCATAAAACGTCCGGATGAGCCATACTTTTATATGGCTTCACCAAGAACCAGCTTTGAATGGGACGCGCGCAAGGACAAGGAAAACCTCGCGAAGCACGGAGTTTCGTTTGCGCTTGCCCAGTCGGCGTTTTTCGATCCGAAACGCGTTATCGCCAGGGATTTAAAGCATGGGGCCGGTGAAGAACGATATTACTGCATAGGCAAGGCGAGCGGAGGCATACTCACCGTCCGTTTCACGTGGCGCGGCGGGCGGATACGGATAATAGGGGCCGGTTACTGGCGAAAGGGAAAAGTTGCATATGAAAAAGCGGGCAACGCGGATTAAGTACACTGACGAGCCGGTTGACATGGAGGTGATAAGGGACTTCCTGCCGCCGCCGGAGAAGCTTGTGGCAAAGGAACCGTCGGTGAAGGTGACGTTGAGCCTCACAAGGAACAGCGTTGAATTTTTCAAGCGGCAGGCCAAGCTGCGCCATGTGCCGTATCAGACGATGATAAAAAAGACCCTGGACTTATATGCCGAGATCAACCAGTCGAAGTGAATTGTCCGCAATCGCAAATATCGGGGGTGGAGTGGGCTGTCTT contains:
- a CDS encoding DUF302 domain-containing protein, which translates into the protein MKLGIDKTVAGEFDTVLEKTKEALKSEGFGILTTIDVKATMKEKLGADFENYVILGACNPPLAHKALTATREVGLLMPCNVVVREVGPGRISVSAVNPAMFAQVMPEVDLSEMATQASAKLTTAIGKV
- the lexA gene encoding transcriptional repressor LexA gives rise to the protein MHLTKKQKLIFDFIVSFLEKNGYAPSIVEICEYFGLSSPATIHKHLTNLEGKGLIRRQKNMSRAIEPVRKEDQIRAGSAEVPLLGLIAAGSPIEAYPGEDTVAIPEDMLGRNRTYVLKVRGESMIEDQIRDGDFVIVDERQYADNGDTVVALVDGEAVTLKRFFREGGSVRLQPANSAMEPIILPADSVKIQGVVIGLLRKF
- a CDS encoding CopG family transcriptional regulator — translated: MKKRATRIKYTDEPVDMEVIRDFLPPPEKLVAKEPSVKVTLSLTRNSVEFFKRQAKLRHVPYQTMIKKTLDLYAEINQSK
- a CDS encoding BrnT family toxin, with protein sequence MASPRTSFEWDARKDKENLAKHGVSFALAQSAFFDPKRVIARDLKHGAGEERYYCIGKASGGILTVRFTWRGGRIRIIGAGYWRKGKVAYEKAGNAD